The following proteins are encoded in a genomic region of bacterium:
- the queC gene encoding 7-cyano-7-deazaguanine synthase QueC produces MARSKKAVVLLSGGLDSATVLYWALAKGWQSRALIFDYGQRHSREIASAKALCKKTGVAYDVIPVKLPWRGSSLLDKASALPSAKSTRDIGSQIPSTYVPGRNTLFLSYGLSCAEAIGAEAVLIGANALDYSGYPDCRPDFISAMSKVYKLGTKAGRQGKPIRIVAPLLKLSKSQIVKLGIRLGVPYQMTWSCYRGGKKPCGTCDSCLLRAKGFREAGKLDPTA; encoded by the coding sequence ATGGCCCGTTCTAAAAAGGCCGTGGTGCTGCTTTCCGGCGGGCTGGATTCGGCCACCGTGCTTTACTGGGCCCTGGCCAAGGGCTGGCAGTCCCGGGCCCTGATCTTTGACTACGGACAAAGGCACAGCCGGGAGATAGCTTCGGCCAAGGCATTATGCAAAAAGACCGGGGTGGCGTATGACGTCATCCCGGTAAAATTACCCTGGCGGGGCAGCAGCCTGCTGGACAAGGCCTCCGCCCTTCCCAGCGCCAAAAGCACCAGGGACATCGGCTCGCAGATACCCTCCACTTACGTGCCGGGCCGCAACACCCTGTTCCTCAGCTACGGGCTGTCCTGCGCCGAGGCCATCGGCGCGGAAGCGGTGCTGATCGGGGCCAACGCCCTGGACTATTCCGGCTATCCCGACTGCCGGCCGGATTTCATATCTGCCATGTCAAAAGTTTATAAACTGGGGACCAAGGCCGGACGCCAGGGAAAACCGATCAGGATAGTTGCCCCGTTGTTGAAACTGTCCAAATCCCAGATCGTAAAATTGGGGATCCGGTTGGGGGTGCCCTATCAGATGACTTGGTCCTGCTACCGGGGGGGAAAGAAACCCTGCGGAACTTGTGATTCCTGCCTTTTGCGGGCCAAGGGATTCAGGGAAGCGGGAAAATTGGACCCAACAGCATAA